A window of the bacterium genome harbors these coding sequences:
- a CDS encoding efflux RND transporter periplasmic adaptor subunit produces MKRFAMLTALALATALFFSGCGGNGGGDESAADSTAADTSAADTTETETKQEKAIKVDVGLVRNGELVQPVYADGVLRTIQQVEVRSKLGGELMSIHVRDGDRVRAGQMLASLDAREYRLALEESRYRHIQALSEIAAEGEEQVADRAALAAFVEQRDALLALRARREIGEEEFQALLLDLEVNSLKQGAFRQDTFAQRTGLADARIAEERARLNLEYTDIRAPFAGVVSGFAVVKGENISVGQALCNITDDSELEAVVNVLEADLGDLTEGRAALVGVPAVDDTIRATVDVISPTLDETSRTCQVIIRFPNTERKYRPGMFARAEMAARIHTDRLLVPREAVLTRDDRTLVFKVTPEPRAQWLYVDTGLENSEWVEILKVHSGGTLAAGDKVVVSDHLTLAHEAKLDVRRTVPVSDRWAFATEEMD; encoded by the coding sequence ATGAAGCGATTTGCCATGCTCACCGCCCTCGCGCTGGCCACAGCGTTGTTCTTTTCCGGCTGCGGCGGCAACGGAGGCGGAGACGAGTCCGCCGCTGACAGTACCGCGGCCGATACGAGCGCCGCCGACACGACCGAAACCGAGACCAAGCAGGAGAAGGCCATCAAGGTCGATGTGGGACTGGTCCGCAACGGAGAGCTGGTGCAGCCCGTCTATGCCGACGGCGTGCTGCGCACCATCCAACAGGTGGAGGTGCGCAGCAAGCTGGGCGGAGAGCTGATGTCGATCCACGTGCGCGACGGCGACCGCGTCCGCGCCGGCCAGATGCTGGCCAGCCTCGATGCCCGCGAATACCGCCTCGCGCTGGAGGAGAGCCGCTACCGGCACATCCAGGCCCTGAGCGAGATCGCCGCCGAGGGTGAGGAGCAGGTCGCCGACCGGGCGGCGCTGGCCGCCTTCGTGGAGCAGCGCGATGCCCTGCTGGCCCTGCGGGCGAGGCGGGAGATCGGCGAGGAGGAGTTCCAGGCGCTTCTGCTGGACCTGGAGGTGAACTCGCTGAAACAGGGGGCCTTCCGCCAGGACACCTTCGCCCAGCGCACCGGACTGGCCGACGCCCGCATCGCCGAGGAGCGCGCGCGACTCAACCTCGAGTACACGGACATCCGCGCGCCCTTCGCCGGCGTGGTCAGCGGGTTCGCCGTGGTCAAGGGGGAGAACATCAGCGTGGGCCAGGCGCTCTGCAACATCACCGACGACAGCGAGCTCGAGGCGGTGGTCAACGTGCTCGAGGCCGACCTCGGCGACCTGACCGAGGGACGCGCCGCGCTGGTGGGGGTGCCCGCGGTGGACGACACGATTCGCGCGACCGTCGATGTCATCAGCCCCACGCTGGACGAGACCAGCCGCACATGCCAGGTGATCATCCGCTTCCCCAACACCGAACGCAAGTACCGCCCAGGCATGTTCGCACGCGCCGAGATGGCCGCGCGCATCCACACCGACCGCCTGCTGGTGCCGCGCGAGGCCGTGCTCACGCGCGACGACCGCACGCTCGTCTTCAAGGTGACGCCAGAGCCCCGCGCCCAGTGGCTCTACGTGGACACGGGTCTCGAGAACAGCGAGTGGGTCGAGATCCTCAAGGTGCACAGCGGCGGTACGCTGGCCGCGGGCGACAAGGTGGTGGTCAGCGACCACCTCACGCTGGCCCACGAGGCGAAGCTCGATGTCCGCAGGACGGTGCCGGTCAGCGACCGCTGGGCCTTCGCCACGGAGGAGATGGACTGA
- a CDS encoding efflux RND transporter permease subunit, protein MIHGAIRRPVAVLMLFAGLVVIGIQSYDRLPVDLLPSINTPNLTVITNYTEVPADDLTRLVTQPLEERITGLAGVRQVVSRTREGVSTITVQYEWGTEMEFANLHLREAVDQVSNRDDFPDNAERPLILRWDPGARPIAILVIEGDDDMAEMTEFCNEVAKPALEQIDGVSQAEVIGGRDREILVRPDFGKLRLYGLTMQNIQSALSLSNVSFPGGRVRKGPLQLPLRILGEFETLDDIRRTEIPTQRSGIITIADVAEVVDTVKEPEGATLLGKDEVVSMLLYKEVGANTIDVTEEVDHILGIVKGQYAGFDYRFVYRDADYVRESFRGLTQSLLWGAGLAFLVLFFFLRDWRSPFVVSLSIPISIASTFAFMHLFDVNINLMSLGGLSLAAGMLVDNAIVVLENIKRHLAECADGRGIAAVCAEATKEVASPVIAATLTTVAVFFPVIYVPGIAGEFFRDQALTVTISLLLSVATALLLQPTLSARFLRAGGERPRGLFKLSDAMFRRLHDVYHAGLLRVLAHKGAFLGVLFLAMAGSVFVALDLPRSFLPERTSGDFTLALELPNGTPLESTQATAADLSALLVGMPEVRTVFSQVGQTERTLAALKEYTAANTVRIRVLLHPARNGAERMARVKDRLRGTLERMEGVVNAFHDEGIGLQEILASGEAPFNLGVVAERPEDALSVADALMTELQPVAGLTDLEMDRVLGNPTVEINIDREAALRHGINPDLLARELQARIQGVVATTFNEVEQRIDIAVRLPLDERRNLDGVLASPVDVGGGKTAPLSSFVTLAEGRPVREVVRLNQRRQITISGDIAGRKLSKVWSDVNAVLDDLQTPEGVGFVAGGEQEEINSSFRDLGWALLLSALLVYMILAAQFESFLDPLIITAVLPVGVLGAALTLAISGHTFNIISLIGLVALLGISVNDAIVKVSTIRRLRGEGLPGRAAIIEASRLRFRPIIMTTLTTVLAMVPMAIGIGTGEQIQRPLAVTILGGLSLATLLTLFLTPVIYEIFHKRLDKDFTGGQAA, encoded by the coding sequence ATGATACATGGCGCGATTCGTCGTCCGGTCGCCGTCCTGATGCTCTTCGCGGGGCTCGTCGTGATAGGCATCCAGTCCTACGACCGCCTGCCGGTCGATCTGCTGCCCAGCATCAACACGCCAAACCTGACGGTGATCACCAATTATACCGAGGTCCCCGCCGACGACCTCACGCGCCTGGTGACCCAGCCCCTGGAGGAGCGCATCACCGGCCTGGCCGGCGTGCGGCAGGTGGTGTCGCGCACCCGCGAGGGCGTCTCGACGATCACCGTGCAGTACGAGTGGGGCACGGAGATGGAATTCGCCAACCTCCACCTGCGCGAGGCCGTCGACCAGGTCTCCAATCGCGACGACTTCCCCGACAACGCCGAACGCCCGCTGATCCTGCGCTGGGACCCCGGCGCGCGCCCGATCGCCATCCTGGTGATCGAGGGCGACGACGACATGGCCGAAATGACCGAGTTCTGCAACGAGGTCGCCAAGCCGGCCCTGGAACAGATCGACGGCGTGAGCCAGGCCGAGGTGATCGGCGGCCGCGACCGCGAGATCCTGGTGCGCCCCGACTTCGGCAAGCTGCGCCTCTACGGCCTGACCATGCAGAACATCCAGTCCGCCCTCTCGCTGTCGAACGTGAGCTTTCCCGGGGGACGCGTGCGCAAGGGCCCGCTGCAGCTGCCCCTGCGCATCCTGGGCGAGTTCGAGACCCTCGACGACATACGTCGCACCGAGATCCCGACGCAGCGTTCCGGCATCATCACCATCGCCGACGTGGCGGAAGTAGTGGACACGGTCAAGGAGCCCGAGGGGGCCACGCTGCTGGGCAAGGACGAGGTCGTCTCGATGCTGCTGTACAAGGAGGTCGGCGCCAACACCATCGACGTCACCGAGGAGGTGGACCACATCCTCGGCATCGTCAAGGGCCAGTACGCCGGCTTCGACTACCGCTTCGTCTACCGCGACGCCGACTACGTGCGGGAGAGCTTCCGCGGTTTGACCCAGTCGCTGCTCTGGGGCGCCGGGCTGGCCTTCCTGGTGCTGTTCTTCTTCCTGCGCGACTGGCGCAGCCCCTTCGTGGTGAGCCTGTCGATCCCCATCAGCATCGCCTCGACCTTCGCCTTCATGCACCTCTTCGACGTGAACATCAACCTGATGTCCCTGGGCGGGCTGTCGCTGGCGGCCGGCATGCTGGTGGACAACGCCATCGTGGTGCTGGAGAACATCAAGCGTCACCTGGCCGAGTGCGCCGACGGCCGGGGCATCGCCGCCGTCTGCGCCGAGGCCACCAAGGAAGTCGCTTCGCCGGTGATCGCCGCGACACTCACCACGGTCGCCGTCTTCTTCCCGGTGATCTACGTGCCGGGCATCGCGGGCGAGTTCTTCCGCGACCAGGCCCTGACCGTGACCATCTCCCTGCTGCTTTCGGTGGCCACGGCCCTGCTGCTGCAACCCACGCTGTCGGCCCGCTTCCTGCGCGCGGGCGGCGAGCGGCCGCGGGGGCTGTTCAAGCTGTCGGACGCCATGTTCCGGCGCCTGCACGACGTCTACCACGCCGGCCTGCTGCGGGTGTTGGCGCACAAGGGGGCCTTCCTGGGCGTCCTCTTCCTGGCGATGGCCGGCTCGGTGTTCGTGGCGCTGGACCTGCCGCGCTCGTTCCTGCCCGAACGCACCAGCGGCGACTTCACGCTGGCCCTGGAGCTTCCCAACGGGACGCCCCTGGAATCGACCCAGGCCACGGCCGCCGACCTGTCGGCGCTCCTGGTGGGCATGCCCGAGGTGCGCACCGTCTTCTCCCAGGTGGGCCAGACCGAGCGCACACTGGCCGCGCTGAAGGAATACACCGCCGCCAACACGGTGCGCATCAGGGTGCTGCTGCACCCCGCCCGCAACGGCGCGGAGCGCATGGCGCGCGTGAAGGACCGGCTGCGCGGGACGCTCGAGCGGATGGAGGGTGTCGTGAACGCCTTCCACGACGAGGGCATCGGCCTGCAGGAGATCCTCGCCAGCGGCGAGGCCCCCTTCAACCTGGGCGTGGTGGCCGAACGGCCGGAGGACGCCCTGTCCGTCGCCGACGCCCTGATGACCGAGCTGCAACCCGTCGCCGGACTCACGGATCTGGAGATGGACCGGGTCCTGGGCAATCCCACCGTGGAGATCAACATCGACCGCGAGGCGGCGCTGCGCCACGGCATCAACCCCGACCTGCTCGCCCGCGAGCTGCAGGCGCGCATCCAGGGCGTCGTGGCCACCACCTTCAACGAGGTCGAACAGCGCATCGACATCGCGGTGCGCCTGCCACTGGACGAGAGACGGAACCTGGACGGCGTGCTGGCGTCGCCCGTGGACGTCGGCGGGGGCAAGACCGCGCCGCTGAGCAGCTTCGTGACCCTGGCCGAGGGCCGTCCCGTGCGTGAAGTCGTGCGGCTCAACCAGCGCCGGCAGATCACCATCAGCGGCGACATCGCCGGACGCAAGCTGAGCAAGGTCTGGTCCGACGTGAACGCCGTGCTGGACGACCTGCAGACGCCGGAGGGCGTGGGTTTCGTGGCCGGCGGCGAGCAGGAGGAAATCAACAGTTCCTTCCGCGACCTGGGCTGGGCGCTGCTCCTGTCGGCCCTGCTGGTCTACATGATCCTGGCCGCCCAGTTCGAGTCGTTCCTCGACCCGCTGATCATCACGGCGGTGCTGCCCGTCGGCGTGCTGGGCGCGGCCCTGACCCTCGCGATCAGCGGCCACACCTTCAACATCATCTCCCTGATCGGTCTGGTGGCGCTGCTCGGCATCTCCGTCAACGACGCCATCGTCAAGGTGTCCACCATCCGCCGGCTGCGCGGCGAGGGGCTGCCCGGCCGGGCGGCCATCATCGAGGCCAGCCGGCTGCGCTTCAGGCCCATCATCATGACCACCCTGACGACGGTGCTGGCCATGGTACCCATGGCCATCGGCATCGGCACCGGCGAGCAGATCCAGCGACCCCTGGCGGTGACGATCCTCGGCGGTCTGAGCCTCGCCACGCTGCTGACGCTCTTCTTGACGCCGGTGATCTACGAGATCTTCCACAAGCGGCTCGACAAGGACTTCACCGGGGGGCAAGCGGCGTGA
- a CDS encoding efflux RND transporter permease subunit yields MIKAFIDHPVATWMLFTALVITGIYALPRLEIEAMPETELPSLSVTTSWTGASPAAMLRSITIPVEEAARKVYGVENIESSSRPGWCQVTVEFRRDVDLEFAQLDLAEQLGSVRRDLPATAGQPRVVPHVPEEFRTEDFMTISLISPLSANDLRDKAETWLSARLLAIPGVADVELQGGALPLLKILLDHEAMERYGIHADEVYEQIDALDEIVPAGAVRRLGRELAVSVQDSVTVRKIMNTIVANVGGQPITLDRIADLARSFDDPTYFVRINGDNVIQASIAKRSGTNAISVSRRVRAALPEVKESLPFPVEFEIDTDNGKDLQDKVEELVWRSLIILVLLFLLLAAALRRVRFTAIVVSSILLAIVICLSMFYFFGVSVNFITISGLTVSFGMLLDNSILVLDAIHRRVTRRRHRDPRRALISGTREVAFPITATTLTTVIAFMSFIYLSDRLAIYYAPLAIAVGIAMLASVFVAFGWIPVALRKLTEEEMARENGDITEQTGWALLWRWALVSVVLGALAFAAFALVKDWNAARDIWPWFAGALGLMILVGLFASYVERLTALHLRFWWYPVLLLAGVIWGGIHLYRNEVNMGGFWRQQDKETLVVYLERPVGTDVILASETMKNFEREIDPIPAGVTMKTTSWDNRAFMRIEFEDEMLRTEYPELFRNRLIMLAEEMGGMFIWINGFGDPYMKGGRGGGMSNSLIRITGYNSKELDGICEGTMDRLSHNRRVRNVRLTGGDRFDRSDTDETLILIDRQALANRHLTVMEVVGYLRRLLGIEFPWHMLVEGEDQRLQLSFANADNIQYDQIVNKTMTTRGGQRVRLSDLVELVQRPVITSINRRDQQYSMQINWEYIGTDKMRQRYISDILDGIELPYGYTVEDVSGEQLSEEEEEELNNMLWLTAVFIFMTLAALFESVTLPLLVLLSLPMALSGVMAIFWQTGSQFDSSARIGLVLLFGIVVNNAILLVNRFRLQVREMLDDDHRWSHLVPDIPRLGGVNLWRLPAAERRELLRRAICEGTRIQLRSILLTSGTTIAGLLPLLIRLTDAEGKDIWENLALSSIGGLASSTILIVSCMPVLYWVFTHLGWWIAIGWARLRGRMPVHQPVGPPSPLDPDGAPV; encoded by the coding sequence GTGATCAAGGCCTTCATCGACCACCCGGTGGCCACCTGGATGCTCTTCACCGCCCTGGTGATCACGGGCATCTACGCCCTGCCCCGCCTGGAGATCGAGGCCATGCCCGAGACCGAGCTGCCCTCGCTCTCGGTCACCACCTCGTGGACCGGCGCCTCGCCGGCCGCGATGCTCCGCTCGATCACGATCCCCGTCGAGGAGGCCGCGCGCAAGGTCTACGGCGTGGAGAACATCGAGTCCAGTTCCCGGCCCGGCTGGTGCCAGGTCACCGTCGAGTTCCGCCGCGACGTCGACCTGGAGTTCGCCCAGCTCGACCTCGCAGAGCAGCTGGGCTCGGTGCGCCGCGACCTGCCCGCCACTGCCGGCCAGCCCCGCGTGGTGCCCCACGTGCCGGAGGAGTTCCGCACCGAGGACTTCATGACCATCAGCCTGATCTCGCCGCTCTCGGCGAACGATCTGCGCGACAAGGCCGAGACCTGGCTGTCGGCCCGCCTGCTGGCGATTCCCGGCGTGGCGGACGTAGAGTTGCAGGGCGGCGCCCTGCCCCTGCTGAAGATCCTGCTGGACCACGAGGCCATGGAGCGCTACGGCATCCACGCCGACGAGGTGTACGAGCAGATCGACGCCCTGGACGAGATCGTGCCGGCCGGCGCCGTCCGCCGGCTCGGCCGCGAGCTGGCGGTCAGCGTGCAGGATTCGGTGACCGTGCGGAAGATCATGAACACCATCGTGGCCAACGTGGGCGGCCAGCCGATCACCCTGGACCGCATCGCCGACCTGGCCCGCAGCTTCGACGACCCCACCTACTTCGTGCGCATCAACGGCGACAACGTGATCCAGGCCTCGATCGCCAAGCGCAGCGGCACAAACGCCATCTCCGTCAGCCGGCGCGTCCGCGCGGCCTTGCCGGAGGTCAAGGAATCGCTGCCGTTCCCCGTGGAGTTCGAGATCGACACGGACAACGGCAAGGATCTGCAGGACAAGGTGGAGGAGCTGGTCTGGCGCTCGCTGATCATCCTCGTGCTGCTGTTCCTGTTGCTGGCGGCGGCGCTGCGTCGCGTGCGCTTCACGGCCATCGTTGTGAGCTCGATCCTGCTGGCCATCGTGATCTGCCTGTCCATGTTCTATTTCTTCGGCGTCTCGGTGAACTTCATCACCATCAGCGGCCTGACCGTGAGCTTCGGCATGCTGCTGGACAACAGCATCCTGGTGCTGGACGCCATCCACCGCCGCGTCACCCGCCGCCGCCATCGCGACCCCAGACGAGCCCTGATCAGCGGCACCAGGGAGGTGGCCTTCCCCATCACGGCCACCACGCTGACGACCGTGATCGCCTTCATGTCGTTCATCTACCTGAGCGACCGGCTGGCCATCTACTACGCGCCGCTGGCCATCGCGGTGGGCATCGCCATGCTGGCGTCGGTCTTCGTGGCCTTCGGCTGGATCCCGGTCGCCCTGCGCAAATTGACCGAGGAGGAGATGGCGCGGGAGAACGGCGACATCACCGAGCAGACCGGCTGGGCGCTGCTCTGGCGCTGGGCGCTCGTCTCGGTAGTGCTCGGCGCCCTCGCTTTCGCGGCCTTCGCCCTGGTCAAGGACTGGAACGCCGCCCGCGACATCTGGCCCTGGTTCGCGGGCGCGCTGGGCCTGATGATCCTGGTCGGTCTGTTCGCCAGCTACGTGGAACGCCTCACCGCCCTGCACCTGCGCTTCTGGTGGTATCCGGTGCTGCTGCTGGCCGGCGTCATCTGGGGCGGCATCCACCTCTACCGCAACGAGGTGAACATGGGCGGGTTCTGGCGCCAGCAGGACAAGGAGACCCTGGTGGTCTACCTCGAACGTCCTGTCGGCACGGACGTGATCCTCGCCAGCGAGACCATGAAGAACTTCGAGCGCGAGATCGACCCCATCCCCGCGGGCGTCACCATGAAGACGACCTCCTGGGACAACCGCGCCTTCATGCGGATCGAGTTCGAGGACGAGATGCTGCGCACAGAGTACCCCGAACTGTTCCGCAACCGACTGATCATGCTCGCCGAGGAGATGGGCGGCATGTTCATCTGGATCAACGGCTTCGGCGACCCCTACATGAAGGGCGGCCGGGGCGGCGGCATGAGCAACTCGTTGATCCGCATCACGGGCTACAACAGCAAGGAGCTGGACGGGATCTGCGAGGGCACCATGGACCGCCTCTCGCACAACCGCCGCGTGCGCAACGTGCGTCTGACCGGCGGCGACAGGTTCGACAGGTCCGATACGGACGAGACGCTCATCCTCATCGACCGCCAGGCCCTGGCCAACCGGCACCTGACCGTGATGGAGGTGGTCGGCTACCTGCGGCGGCTGCTGGGCATCGAGTTCCCCTGGCACATGCTGGTCGAGGGCGAGGACCAGCGCCTGCAGCTGTCCTTCGCCAACGCCGACAACATCCAGTACGACCAGATCGTCAACAAGACCATGACCACGCGCGGCGGCCAGCGCGTGCGCTTGTCCGACCTGGTGGAGCTGGTGCAGCGCCCGGTGATCACTTCGATCAACCGCCGCGACCAGCAGTACTCCATGCAGATCAACTGGGAGTACATCGGCACCGACAAGATGCGCCAGCGGTACATCAGCGACATCCTCGACGGCATCGAGCTGCCCTACGGCTACACGGTCGAGGACGTCTCCGGCGAGCAGCTCAGCGAGGAGGAGGAGGAAGAGCTCAACAACATGCTGTGGCTCACGGCCGTCTTCATCTTCATGACCCTAGCCGCCCTTTTCGAGAGCGTGACGCTGCCGCTGCTGGTGCTGCTCTCGCTGCCCATGGCCCTGAGCGGCGTGATGGCCATCTTCTGGCAGACCGGCTCGCAGTTCGACTCTTCGGCGCGGATCGGCCTGGTGCTGCTGTTCGGCATCGTGGTCAACAACGCGATCCTCCTGGTCAACCGCTTCAGGCTGCAGGTGCGCGAGATGCTCGATGACGACCACCGCTGGAGCCACCTCGTGCCGGATATCCCGCGCCTGGGCGGCGTCAACCTGTGGCGTCTGCCGGCCGCCGAACGGCGCGAGCTGCTGCGGCGCGCCATCTGCGAGGGCACGCGCATCCAGCTGCGCTCGATCCTGCTGACCAGCGGCACGACCATCGCCGGGCTGCTGCCCCTGCTGATCCGCCTGACCGACGCCGAGGGGAAGGACATCTGGGAAAACCTGGCCCTGTCCAGCATCGGCGGCCTGGCCTCGAGCACGATCCTGATCGTGAGCTGCATGCCCGTTCTGTACTGGGTGTTCACGCACCTGGGCTGGTGGATCGCCATCGGCTGGGCGCGGCTGCGCGGCCGGATGCCGGTGCACCAGCCCGTCGGGCCGCCATCCCCCCTTGATCCGGACGGCGCGCCGGTATAG